From a single Adhaeribacter swui genomic region:
- a CDS encoding DUF5675 family protein, producing the protein MRIQVVRSVYTPTATLGKMFIDKNFFAYTLEDTDRNLNGNCQRKQRSQTAIDSGTYPVVLSYSNNFQKYLPLLLNVPCFEGIRIHGGNTCHDSLGCILIGEHSNMQDRIWNCASKVNNLVALLKSVEKKEKIWIEIVKDTAAVA; encoded by the coding sequence ATGCGCATTCAAGTTGTACGTTCGGTTTACACGCCTACCGCCACCCTGGGCAAAATGTTTATTGATAAAAATTTCTTTGCCTATACTTTAGAAGATACCGACCGGAATTTAAACGGTAATTGCCAGCGCAAGCAGCGAAGCCAGACGGCCATTGATAGCGGTACGTATCCGGTAGTGCTGAGCTATAGCAATAACTTTCAAAAATATTTACCGCTACTGCTCAACGTGCCGTGCTTCGAAGGTATTCGCATTCACGGGGGTAACACTTGCCACGATTCGTTGGGTTGCATTTTAATTGGCGAACACAGCAACATGCAGGACAGAATCTGGAACTGCGCCAGCAAAGTAAACAACCTGGTAGCCCTGCTAAAATCCGTGGAGAAAAAAGAAAAAATCTGGATTGAAATTGTGAAAGATACCGCCGCTGTAGCCTAA
- a CDS encoding DoxX family protein gives MKYFRNYYPTCHFGLLLLRVGIGWAFMLHGFPKLKGGPEFWEQVGGSMANLGITFAPLFWGFMGGFAEFVGGFLLLLGLFFRPVTLLLFITMCVATVSHISNGDDFNGYSHALESAILFISLYFIGPGKISIDNKIFSSSEFGRRDSSRF, from the coding sequence ATGAAATACTTCCGCAATTATTACCCTACCTGCCATTTTGGTTTGCTATTACTTCGGGTAGGTATTGGCTGGGCTTTTATGCTGCACGGTTTTCCGAAGTTAAAAGGGGGACCGGAGTTCTGGGAACAAGTGGGGGGATCTATGGCGAACCTGGGTATTACCTTTGCTCCTCTTTTCTGGGGATTTATGGGCGGTTTTGCTGAGTTTGTAGGCGGCTTTTTACTGTTACTGGGTTTATTTTTCCGGCCGGTTACGCTTTTGCTTTTTATAACCATGTGCGTGGCTACGGTTTCGCACATTAGTAACGGCGACGATTTTAATGGTTATTCGCACGCTTTAGAGTCTGCTATTTTATTTATCAGTTTATATTTTATTGGTCCCGGCAAAATCAGTATCGATAATAAAATTTTTAGCAGTTCTGAATTTGGCCGCCGCGATAGTTCCAGATTTTAG